CGGAACCGGAAAGGAGCTTTTAGCCGAATTTATTCATAAAAATTCCAACCGTGCCGATAAACCTTTCGTTGCTATTAACTGTGCATCATTACCAGATCAATTAATTGAAACAGAATTGTTTGGGTACGAAAAGGGTGCCTTCACAGATGCAAAAACTTCCAAGCAAGGTTTAGTAGAAATTGCCGATGGCGGCACTCTATTTTTAGATGAAATAGGTGAGTTAAGTTTAACATTACAACCAAAACTTTTACGATTTCTTGAGAATGGAGAATTTAGAAGAATAGGCGGGATTACTAACTTATCTTCAAACGTTCGAATAATAGGAGCAACAAACAAAAATTTAATGGAAGAGGCTGAAAAGAAAAATTTCCGAAGGGACCTTCTCTTTCGTTTAAACGTGATTACACTTACCGTTCCGCCCTTAAGAGAAAGAGGTAACGATATCATATTGCTCGCAGAATATTTCCTGCAAAAAAAATCTCCTATAAGATCCCTTAAAAGGCTCTCTCCCGAAGCTAAACTTGATTTGCTTAGATATAACTTTCCGGGTAATGTTAGAGAACTTGAGCACATGATAGAAAGAGCCATAATATTTTCTGAAGGTGATATCATTTTCCCTAAAGACATTAATGTACCCAAAGAATCTTTTAACTTTTCTTATTATGATTCCCAAAACAATAACAGCATTCCCACTCTCGAAGAATTAGAAAAAATTCATATAAAGAAAGTATTAGATTTACACAATTGGAACAGAGAAAACAGCGCCAAAGCTTTAGGTATAAGTCAAAAAACTTTGTACACAAAAATCAAACGCTACAACCTTAAATCGTAAAAGAATGGGAAAAGAATCTATAAAAAGGAATTCAACAGCTCACCTGGCTCATGACCTTAACAATATACTAACAAGAATATCCAACACATTAGATCTACTCAAAAATAAAATACAAAACGATAAAGAAGTTCTCCCGCTAATCAATACAATTGAAAACAGTGTGAATATTGCTGCTGAGCTCATCGAAGAATTTAGCTTATCAGATAAAGAAAAGTCAACATCAAGAAGATTAATTTATATTGGACCAATTATTACTGAAATAACAAATACATTCAAGTCACAGCAGCACATTACATTTGATTTAAATATCGCACCTAATTTGAGTCCAATCTTAGGAAGATATTCTGAAATTTATAGACTATTTATGAATTTAATTACCAACTCTTTCGAAGCCATCGAAAACTCCGGCACAATTAGTATTTACGCTTACAATTCAAATTTACCGCCACCACTAAAAAACATTGACCTTTTTTCATCCAGCAATTATGTAACAGTAACAATAAGTGACACTGGAAAAGGTATTGATAAACAAAATATCGCAAAAATATTTAATGAAGAATATTCAACAAAGACCGTTCGTACAAAAAGAGGTTACGGTTTAAGTATAGTCAAGCAAGTAGTTGAACAATATAATGGAACAATTGAAGTTGATAGTGAAGTTGGTAAGGGAACGGAATTCAAAATCCAACTTCCAGCTGTAGAAATTAATAATAATGAAAACTTGACAAAGAACAGAACAATATTAATTGCTGAAGATGAGCCCGCCTTAAGAGAGCTTTTAGCAGACTTATTAAGTTCTCATGATTTTAATGTGTCAGTATCTGAAGATGGATACACATTATTATCAATGCTAAAAAGCGGGTATTTACCTGATTTAATCATTTTAGATCAAAAATTGCCAGATATTGAAGGAACAGTCTGCGTCAAAAAAATTCGTGAAATGAAAATTAATGTCCCAATCATTTTAGCTACAGGTTCGACTTCTGAAAACAAAATTGAGGAACTAAAAGAAATGAAAGTTGAAAAAATTCTGTTAAAGCCTTATAATTTTGACCAGCTGTTTTCAATTGTAAAAGAGTTGTTATCAACTAAGACTGTTCATTATTAGATTTTATGTCTATCATTCTTAAATCATTTACATAATCTGTAAATACAGGTTTTTTGATTGAGCCGAGCTTTTCTAAAACAGCAATTATATCTTTAGCCGCATCTTCAATAAATTGGATTCTTTTAAGTATAGCTTCTTTAGAAATTTCATCCTTGTTTAGTTCACGTCTTAAAGCTGCTGTAGAGAGATTAATTAAAGTAAGCGGCTGTTTTATTTCGTGGTTTGCGGTTACGACTGTTGCCGCAAACGTTTTAATCTTTTCGATCTCCAATAACAATTGGTTTGTTTCCTTAAAGCGCAATGCCGAATTAATTCTTGCAATTAGCTCAACCTTATTATACGGTTTGCGAATATAATCAAATGCACCAGCCTGCAGACCTTCTTTTAAGTTCTCTGCCTCAGTTAACGCTGTTACTAAAATTATAGGAATTGTTTTGGTATTTGGGTCACTCTGAAGTGTTTTACAAACTTCATAGCCTGATAACCCTGGCATCATTATATCCAAAAGTATTAAGTCGGGCAAATCCTCTTTTGCTTTACTAATTCCAGATTCACCATCATAAGCTGTAAGGATTTCAAATCCTTCCTTTTCTAAACGGTCTTTTAATAAAAAAACATTGTCAGCATGGTCATCAATTATTAAAATTTTTTTCATAGTTGTTTCACTTTAACATTTATATACTTACGAACTTTTTGTGCTAAGATGCCTGTATCTATTGGTTTTGTAATTAAATCATTAAACCCATTTTTTTCAATGACATTTTTATTATCTAACATTGCGTAAGCAGTTAAAGCAATTATTGGAAAATT
This genomic interval from Melioribacteraceae bacterium 4301-Me contains the following:
- a CDS encoding response regulator transcription factor, with translation MKKILIIDDHADNVFLLKDRLEKEGFEILTAYDGESGISKAKEDLPDLILLDIMMPGLSGYEVCKTLQSDPNTKTIPIILVTALTEAENLKEGLQAGAFDYIRKPYNKVELIARINSALRFKETNQLLLEIEKIKTFAATVVTANHEIKQPLTLINLSTAALRRELNKDEISKEAILKRIQFIEDAAKDIIAVLEKLGSIKKPVFTDYVNDLRMIDIKSNNEQS
- a CDS encoding hybrid sensor histidine kinase/response regulator; its protein translation is MGKESIKRNSTAHLAHDLNNILTRISNTLDLLKNKIQNDKEVLPLINTIENSVNIAAELIEEFSLSDKEKSTSRRLIYIGPIITEITNTFKSQQHITFDLNIAPNLSPILGRYSEIYRLFMNLITNSFEAIENSGTISIYAYNSNLPPPLKNIDLFSSSNYVTVTISDTGKGIDKQNIAKIFNEEYSTKTVRTKRGYGLSIVKQVVEQYNGTIEVDSEVGKGTEFKIQLPAVEINNNENLTKNRTILIAEDEPALRELLADLLSSHDFNVSVSEDGYTLLSMLKSGYLPDLIILDQKLPDIEGTVCVKKIREMKINVPIILATGSTSENKIEELKEMKVEKILLKPYNFDQLFSIVKELLSTKTVHY
- a CDS encoding sigma-54-dependent transcriptional regulator; the encoded protein is MSKGKILIADDDETLCYLLKEELVNEGYDVDVVYDGKDAMQSLKKKNYDALLLDLEMKEIPGQAVLKFAQENCPSTQVIILTAISEVRTAIDCIKQGAYDFISKPYEFGQLCVTIERAIEHKKLLLQNKILASKLSSSSPSTIIGESESIRNVIALAEKAAKSDSNILLEGETGTGKELLAEFIHKNSNRADKPFVAINCASLPDQLIETELFGYEKGAFTDAKTSKQGLVEIADGGTLFLDEIGELSLTLQPKLLRFLENGEFRRIGGITNLSSNVRIIGATNKNLMEEAEKKNFRRDLLFRLNVITLTVPPLRERGNDIILLAEYFLQKKSPIRSLKRLSPEAKLDLLRYNFPGNVRELEHMIERAIIFSEGDIIFPKDINVPKESFNFSYYDSQNNNSIPTLEELEKIHIKKVLDLHNWNRENSAKALGISQKTLYTKIKRYNLKS